A single genomic interval of Numenius arquata chromosome 14, bNumArq3.hap1.1, whole genome shotgun sequence harbors:
- the LOC141472023 gene encoding cytochrome P450 2W1-like, protein MSFLISFISDPALICLLCAAVLLAVLYFSTGYKNSAFKFPPGPTPLPIIGNLHLVDLRRQDKSLMKLAEKYGPIFTLHFGFQKVVVLTGYEVVREALVNYSEEFVDRPSIPIFDQIQNGNGLFFSIGELWRTTRRFTVSSMRNLGMGKKIIEGKIFEELHFLIEMIKSFKGEPFSLTSFNCAPINITFIMLFGDRFDYKDPTFLTLLRLIDEVMILLGSPYLNYFNFYPFLGFLFKTHKIMLGKIEDVRVILRQYIKASREDINENSVRSYIDALIFKQQEEKNKKDSLFHDDNLIASILDLVMAGTETIATTLQWAILLMMKYPEIQKKVQEEIGRTVKAGSWATYEDRKNMPFTNAVLHEVQRFITLLPHVPRCTAVDTHFRGYFLPKGIIVIPSLTSVLLDKTQWETPHQFNPNHFLDAEGNFVKREAFLPFSTGRRNCIGESLAKMELFVFFVGLLQTFTFQPRPGVSEADLDLTVPQTTFTLRPQPQATCAVPRE, encoded by the exons atgtcttttttaatttcctttatctCTGATCCTGCATTAATTTGTCTGCTGTGCGCAGCAGTATTATTAGCTGTACTCTATTTTTCAACTGGCtataaaaattcagcttttaaattTCCTCCTGGTCCAACTCCTCTTCCGATCATTGGTAACCTGCACTTGGTGGATCTTAGAAGGCAAGATAAATCACTAATGAAG cttgcggAAAAATACGGCCCCATCTTCACCCTCCACTTTGGGTTCCAGAAAGTCGTGGTCCTGACCGGGTATGAAGTTGTGCGGGAGGCGCTCGTGAACTACTCAGAGGAGTTTGTAGACAGACCATCCATCCCAATATTTGACCAAATTCAGAACGGAAACG GTTTGTTCTTCTCCATCGGGGAGCTGTGGAGAACAACTCGGAGGTTCACCGTCTCCAGCATGCGCAACCttggcatggggaaaaaaataatagaagggAAAATTTTCGAGGAGCTCCACTTCCTCATCGAGATGATCAAATCCTTCAAAG GGGAACCTTTTAGCCTGACGTCCTTCAACTGTGCTCCCATCAACATCACCTTCATCATGCTGTTCGGGGACAGGTTTGACTACAAGGACCCAACGTTTCTCACTCTCTTAAGACTCATAGATGAAGTTATGATCCTTCTGGGATCTCCGTATTTGAAT TATTTCAATTTCTACCCATTCCTtggatttcttttcaaaacccACAAGATTATGCTTGGGAAAATAGAAGATGTGCGTGTCATTTTAAGGCAATACATCAAGGCAAGCAGGGAGGACATCAACGAGAACAGTGTGAGGAGCTACATTGATGCACTGATTTTCAAGCAACAAGAG gagaaaaacaagaaggACAGCCTCTTCCATGATGACAACTTAATAGCATCCATACTGGACCTGGTCATGGCGGGAACAGAGACCATAGCCACGACGCTCCAGTGGGCCATCCTGCTGATGATGAAATACCCAGAGATTCAAA AAAAGGTGCAGGAGGAGATTGGGAGAACCGTCAAAGCTGGAAGCTGGGCCACGTATGAGGATCGGAAGAACATGCCATTTACAAACGCAGTGCTACATGAAGTGCAGAGGTTCATCACCCTCCTGCCCCACGTTCCCCGCTGCACTGCTGTTGACACCCACTTCAGGGGCTACTTCCTTCCCAAG GGTATAATTGTAATCCCGTCGCTCACGTCAGTGCTGCTGGATAAGACGCAATGGGAGACACCGCATCAGTTCAACCCCAACCACTTCCTTGACGCTGAAGGGAATTTTGTAAAGAGAGAGGCTTTCCTGCCCTTCTCCACAG GGCGACGGAACTGCATTGGAGAAAGCCTCGCCAAGATGGAGCTGTTTGTCTTCTTTGTGGGGTTGCTGCAGACATTTACTTTTCAACCCCGGCCAGGAGTTTCAGAGGCTGACTTGGACCTTACCGTCCCCCAAACGACTTTCACATTAAGGCCTCAGCCTCAGGCAACCTGTGCTGTCCCGCGTGAATAA
- the CYP2W1 gene encoding cytochrome P450 2W1: MAAFTLLFICGAGALLLSAALYVLKVFKQSALNLPPGPFPLPIIGNLHLLDIRRQDKSLMKISEKYGPVFTVHLGFQRVVVLTGYEAVKDALLNTADVFVDRPAIPIFYHIQHGNGVFFSSQELWKTTRRFTIATMRDLGMGKHLGEERMLEELHFLTESIKSFKGGPFKLRFLNTAPTNITFAILFGKRFDYEDPTFLTLLRLIDEVMRLLGSPFLHLFNFYPFLGFLLKPHKTILKKVEEMCVVLKKCIQESKESLNKDNLKSYIDALVFKQEEQNESNTLFHDANVLASALDLLVAGTETTSTTLQWAILLLMKHPEVQKKVHAEIERVLGPDCLPTFEDRKKMPFTNAVIHEVQRFVTLLPHVPRCTSADTHFKGYFIPKGTMVIPLLTSVLLDKTQWETPDEFNPNHFLDADGNFVKKKAFLPFSTGRRNCIGEGLATMELFIFFTGLIQKFNFKPPPGVKESELDTTAEAGFTMRPHPQYACAVLRQQALN, encoded by the exons ATGGCTGCCTTCACCCTCCTCTTCATCTGCGGGGCGGGCGCCTTGCTTTTATCAGCTGCGCTCTATGTTTTGAAAGTTTTCAAGCAATCAGCTTTAAATTTGCCTCCCGGTCCGTTTCCTCTTCCGATCATCGGCAACCTGCATCTGCTGGACATCAGGAGACAGGACAAGTCTCTAATGAAG ATTTCAGAGAAATATGGCCCTGTGTTCACCGTCCATCTGGGcttccagagggtggtggtgtTGACCGGCTACGAGGCGGTAAAGGATGCCCTTCTGAACACGGCGGATGTGTTTGTGGACAGACCAGCGATACCGATATTCTACCACATCCAGCACGGGAACG GTGTGTTCTTTTCTTCTCAAGAACTCTGGAAGACAACACGGCGGTTCACCATAGCCACCATGCGGGATCTTGGCATGGGGAAGCATCTTGGAGAAGAAAGGATGCTTGAGGAGCTTCACTTTCTCACTGAGTCAATCAAATCCTTCAAAG GTGGACCTTTCAAATTACGATTTTTGAATACGGCCCCCACCAACATCACCTTTGCTATTCTCTTTGGGAAAAGGTTTGATTATGAAGACCCGACATTTCTCACTCTGTTGAGACTCATAGACGAAGTTATGCGCCTTCTCGGCTCTCCATTCTTGCAT ttatttAATTTCTACCCATTCCTTGGATTTCTCCTCAAACCTCACAAGACGATACTGAAAAAAGTAGAAGAGATGTGTGTGGTCTTAAAGAAGTGCAtccaggaaagcaaagaaagtcTTAATAAAGACAACCTGAAGAGCTACATCGATGCTTTGGTATTCAAACAAGAG GAGCAAAATGAAAGCAACACGCTTTTTCACGATGCGAACGTATTGGCCTCTGCGCTCGACCTGCTCGTGGCTGGCACTGAGACGACATCCACGACATTGCAGTGGGCCATCCTGCTGCTGATGAAGCACCCTGAGGTCCAAA AAAAGGTGCACGCAGAGATTGAGCGAGTTCTTGGCCCTGACTGCTTGCCTACCTTTGAGGACcggaaaaaaatgccatttaccAACGCGGTGATCCACGAGGTGCAGAGGTTTGTCACCCTCCTGCCACACGTTCCCCGCTGCACCTCTGCTGACACCCACTTTAAAGGCTACTTCATCCCCAAG GGAACGATGGTGATTCCTCTGCTCACCTCTGTGCTGCTGGATAAAACGCAGTGGGAGACGCCAGATGAGTTCAACCCCAACCATTTCCTCGATGCAGATGGGAACTTCGTAAAGAAGAAGGCATTCCTGCCCTTCTCCACAG GGCGGAGAAACTGCATTGGAGAAGGTCTTGCCACGATGGagctcttcatcttcttcacggGCCTGAtccaaaaatttaattttaagccCCCACCTGGGGTGAAAGAATCCGAGCTGGACACGACTGCAGAGGCTGGGTTCACCATGAGGCCCCATCCGCAGTACGCCTGCGCTGTGCTACGCCAACAGGCCCTGAACTGA